A genomic region of Thunnus albacares chromosome 2, fThuAlb1.1, whole genome shotgun sequence contains the following coding sequences:
- the LOC122971058 gene encoding roundabout homolog 3, with amino-acid sequence MKQLGGFLTPPGELCSRMHVCVSIWMLPQMTSHLCLLILSSLAVSSHLGLEDVFFSPQDQTVKDGESVFFQCVSGESSPPASITWLQDGKVVTRGRQIQGEFGGGNQRKTSGTLHLFNVTFEDDGMYICITHNSLLNISKKSKPAKLTVQGVPRSLQITQGPDNITVAMGTKVSMHCTVRGFPVPMVHWFKDDGVLTNCSASFSLQNNGQLLTFRNVTKEDEGFYHCEASNQKETVKSQPAFLLPAEMDWSFIQQPTNLTVKRGENVTFTCRPPYSRPTAQVSWFKNNKLLTPTAHINVLPGGDLFFHSVQEFDSGNYFCRASNIHLQRFLTSRRAALSVLAPPSVKLWPQVVTVPVGARVVLECQVSGHPLPSIRWVKRGQSKQTGGKIILGLRNATLFIQSARNYDEGEYVCEASNTLGQSRGTAMLRVAVSPIIVTSAGQVSCRIGASAVLPCEAIGILPITYTWTWGRAGTNSLISPTEDRHIDEAGALRISRVQWSDAGEYYCTAENRAGRHQRRTILTVTEHQH; translated from the exons ATGAAGCAGCTTGGTGGTTTCCTCACGCCTCCTGGGGAGCTCTGCAGTAGGATGCATGTCTGTGTTTCCATCTGGATGCTCCCACAGATGACTTCCCACCTCTGTTTACTAATCCTGTCCAGTTTGGCAGTCTCATCCCACCTGG GTTTGGAGGATGTGTTCTTCAGTCCCCAGGACCAGACTGTCAAAGATGGAGAGAGCGTTTTCTTCCAGTGTGTGTCGGGAGAAAGCTCTCCTCCTGCGAGCATCACCTGGCTCCAAGATGGGAAGGTGGTCACAAGAGGTAGACAGATTCAG GGTGAGTTTGGAGGTGGGAACCAGAGGAAGACATCAGGCACTCTGCATCTTTTCAACGTGACATTTGAGGACGACGGGATGTACATTTGTATCACACACAATTCTTTACTGAACATCAGCAAGAAGAGCAAGCCAGCTAAACTAACCGTGCAGG GGGTCCCTCGAAGCTTGCAGATCACGCAGGGCCCTGACAACATCACTGTCGCCATGGGAACCAAGGTCTCCATGCACTGCACTGTCCGTGGCTTCCCTGTTCCCATGGTGCACTGGTTCAAAGACGACGGCGTCCTGACCAACTGCTCTGCCTCGTTCAGCCTCCAGAACAATGGACAGCTGCTCACATTCAG GAATGTGACCAAGGAGGACGAGGGCTTCTATCACTGCGAAGCATCCAACCAGAAAGAGACAGTCAAGTCGCAGCCGGCCTTCCTACTTCCAGCTG AGATGGACTGGAGTTTCATCCAGCAGCCCACAAACCTGACGGtcaagagaggagagaacgtAACATTCACCTGCCGGCCTCCGTACAGCCGACCCACAGCTCAGGTGTCCTggttcaaaaacaacaaacttctTACCCCGACAGCTCATATAAATGTCCTGCCCGGTGGAGACCTCTTCTtccacag CGTGCAGGAGTTCGACAGTGGAAACTACTTCTGCAGGGCCTCCAACATCCACCTTCAAAGATTTCTCACATCTAGAAGAGCAGCTCTGAGTGTGCTAG CCCCTCCATCAGTCAAACTGTGGCCTCAGGTGGTGACGGTGCCAGTGGGTGCCCGGGTGGTGCTGGAGTGTCAGGTGTCAGGTCACCCTTTACCCTCCATCAGATGGGTCAAGAGAGGTCAATCAAAGCAGACTGGAGGCAAGATCATTTTGGG ATTGAGAAACGCCACCCTCTTCATCCAGTCCGCCCGGAACTACGATGAGGGCGAGTATGTGTGCGAGGCCTCCAACACGCTGGGCCAAAGCCGCGGCACAGCCATGCTGAGAGTTGCTG TGAGCCCCATCATAGTGACCTCTGCAGGTCAAGTGAGCTGCAGGATTGGGGCTTCTGCAGTCCTTCCCTGCGAGGCTATAGGGATTCTGCCCATCACATATACCTGGACCTGGGGTAGAGCAGGGACAAACTCCCTCATCAGTCCAACTGAGGACAGGCACATTGACG AAGCTGGAGCTCTGCGTATCTCCAGAGTGCAGTGGTCTGACGCAGGGGAATACTACTGTACTGCTGAGAACCGAGCTGGACGACATCAGAGACGCACAATACTCACTGTCACAG